One segment of Desulfosudis oleivorans Hxd3 DNA contains the following:
- a CDS encoding PilZ domain-containing protein yields the protein MTDKRAGISFLPFLLCIGLCMGIAHAGDVQMGEVTTEVKLRRSPGLNGQWMETLAAGQKVIITQETNDWYQVVYEKERYGYKGWAYKKYVKITENAAPETAFPLERSIATGPTPGVAAKSALEAEEEDPLVQQSLQEILSVVKTLQTDTKTSAEPAINSADSIGRYSGLSVLIGSVAVLISVVLSCLVLLYARRRIKMEKEIVNTAGQVEALRHTIENIYKNPDDAKEKREHTRVPGLVRVEFVLANQAYLGVIKDISVGGAFIETKKRFSVGQNLVMNYPFQAIQGYIRMNAVIIRTEPDGIAVRFKEAGVKLFKERNKEGEVVSATVAVNRDGVVEKRRFDSEGEAKTFIRSLK from the coding sequence ATGACTGACAAACGAGCAGGTATTTCATTTTTACCTTTTTTATTGTGCATTGGTCTTTGTATGGGAATCGCGCATGCCGGTGATGTCCAAATGGGTGAGGTGACGACCGAGGTCAAGCTGAGAAGATCTCCGGGATTGAACGGACAATGGATGGAGACCCTGGCAGCCGGTCAAAAAGTTATCATAACGCAGGAAACAAACGACTGGTACCAGGTTGTTTACGAAAAAGAGAGGTATGGATACAAAGGATGGGCGTACAAAAAGTATGTAAAAATTACTGAAAATGCAGCGCCCGAAACGGCATTCCCATTGGAACGCTCAATCGCCACAGGGCCAACGCCAGGGGTAGCGGCCAAAAGCGCTCTGGAAGCAGAAGAAGAAGACCCGCTTGTTCAACAATCCCTTCAGGAAATTTTATCAGTTGTTAAGACACTGCAAACGGACACGAAAACGTCGGCAGAACCGGCCATAAACAGTGCGGACAGCATTGGCCGGTATAGCGGGCTGAGTGTTTTAATTGGGTCTGTGGCGGTACTGATATCTGTTGTACTTTCCTGTCTTGTCCTGTTGTATGCCCGCCGAAGAATAAAGATGGAAAAAGAGATCGTCAATACGGCCGGGCAGGTTGAGGCCCTTCGACACACTATTGAAAATATTTATAAAAATCCGGATGATGCCAAAGAAAAAAGAGAGCACACACGCGTACCCGGGCTCGTGCGTGTGGAGTTTGTTCTTGCAAATCAGGCGTATTTGGGCGTTATCAAAGACATCAGTGTGGGGGGTGCGTTTATTGAAACCAAAAAGCGCTTTTCCGTTGGTCAAAACCTGGTAATGAATTATCCGTTTCAGGCCATACAGGGCTATATCAGAATGAATGCCGTCATTATCCGTACCGAACCGGATGGAATCGCCGTCCGATTCAAAGAGGCCGGTGTCAAACTGTTCAAGGAACGAAACAAAGAGGGGGAGGTCGTTTCCGCTACGGTTGCCGTTAACCGGGACGGGGTGGTTGAAAAACGGCGATTCGACAGCGAGGGAGAAGCCAAGACCTTTATCAGAAGCCTGAAATAA
- a CDS encoding pyrimidine dimer DNA glycosylase/endonuclease V, with translation MNIFVLDRNVKKCARYHCDQHVVKMILESAQMLCTSLSKRGYKTPYRPTHHNHPCVLWVDASFDNFLWLKSMALELNNEFRFRFEKEKDHASALVIHALEGMTYRRRGLTPFVQAMPETYRFANNPVRAYRAFYNGEKSRFARWTKRPEPPWFQRPAHPPG, from the coding sequence ATGAACATCTTTGTGCTGGACCGGAACGTGAAAAAATGCGCCCGGTACCACTGCGACCAGCATGTGGTCAAGATGATCCTGGAAAGCGCCCAGATGCTCTGCACCAGCCTGAGCAAGCGCGGATATAAAACCCCCTACCGGCCCACCCACCACAACCACCCCTGTGTTTTGTGGGTGGACGCATCCTTTGATAATTTTCTGTGGTTAAAATCCATGGCCCTGGAACTTAACAACGAATTCCGCTTCCGGTTTGAAAAAGAAAAGGACCATGCCTCGGCCCTGGTGATCCACGCGCTGGAGGGAATGACCTACCGTCGCCGGGGCCTGACCCCCTTTGTCCAGGCCATGCCCGAAACCTACCGGTTTGCCAACAACCCGGTGCGGGCCTACCGGGCCTTTTACAACGGCGAAAAATCCCGCTTTGCCCGGTGGACCAAACGGCCCGAGCCGCCCTGGTTCCAAAGGCCGGCCCATCCGCCGGGCTAA
- a CDS encoding amylo-alpha-1,6-glucosidase, with product MKGTGSAMTDTLHLSQQPAPGSRMLRFRGDTVTFVLELSEPAEGGAWIRTDIGHGAMVRRAVIDAVEADIPPLGKEWFDVPMTRETGTRFSITLPLAEVGHFEAKCFFMAAGETIPVWPEGPDTEINVGPADTCCANIIYNAFVRQFGPNKSGAGQPDAHDAACVELLDKKDYTVIPKSGTFRDLISHLDFITGVLGCRVIHLLPIHPTPTTYGRMGRFGSPYAALSFTGVDPALAVFDPKATPLEQFAELVDAIHARHAKLILDIAVNHTGWAATLHETHPEWLKRDHDGEIQVPGAWGVTWSDLTSLDYSKKELWQYVADLFLAWCRRGVDGFRCDAGYMIPVPAWTYIIAAVRDQYPDTIFFLEGLGGKISVTRDLLNRADFNWAYSELFQNYDRAQIEHYLPETIDISRTDGLAVHFAETHDNNRLAARSSVWAKMRTALCALASHHGGFGFANGVEWLATVKINVHDACSLNWGNPENQADRIRRLNLLLRTHPAFFEKVEMHLIGQGPGNHLVLLRRHVPSGKALIVAANLDDRHPTPCEWTAPPDFTGPDYIDLLTQAPFAVAVEGSRHTCELVPGQVVCLTTDGNDLQLLQQPDDLSFIPSRILDQRLRAKVLDIFCHYHNTVNVADLDLAGLGRQLAKDPAACCRLLNPQSDEPRVVRWQWPVDTRREVMVPPGHFLLVSAPAPFCATVSETGPAGRKTVGREESLPAADGTFFALFAPWPEPAAPARRTIHLVVYEKQENRHAEGHLLFLRDTPDPVVSTTFTRTDLAGGNHLLLSTNGRGGMCRAHAWWGRLASKYDALLGANLSPDFPEDRRILFTRCRAWVVFQGYSQKICFDCLDTFAYQNNRGVWTFKVPTGQGQNIDLMITVAMVPGENRTDITFDRRPAGDHPEKLADPSPIRLILRPDIEDRNFHQTTKAFAGPEHAWPAAVTALADGFVFAPAPERRLTLTVAGGTFVPEPEWYYMVHRPLEADRGMDPSSDLFSPGYIFVPLEGGQSAHLTASAETAAKETADTPALPAHEPAASGVAAETLARTALDAYVVHRTPFLSVIAGYPWFLDWGRDSLIFTRGLIAADMIPEALAVLKQFGRFEERGTLPNMIAGDNAGNRDTSDAPLWFITACADLVHRHPDKNVLSEPCGDRTLAEVLVSIGEAYVSGTPNGIRVDPASGLVYSPAHFTWMDTDFPAATPRQGYCIEIQALWHAALAFLAAIDPSGRNNWKDLAGRVKEAITQKFVLPQGYLADCLHARTGEPPETAAPDDALRPNQLFAITLGAVSDTALAASILDACQVLLVPGAIRSLTDAPVARPLEVVHHGRRLNDPFYPYQGHYTGDEDTRRKPAYHNGTAWTWPFPAYCEAWAMVYGQPGKKTARALMSGSLELLRAGCVGHFPEIVDGDWPHTHRGCDAQAWGASEWLRVWRLLQA from the coding sequence ATGAAAGGCACCGGCTCCGCCATGACCGACACACTCCACCTTTCTCAGCAGCCGGCTCCCGGCTCCCGCATGCTGCGGTTCCGGGGCGATACCGTGACCTTTGTGCTGGAGCTGTCTGAACCGGCCGAGGGTGGCGCATGGATCCGCACCGACATCGGCCACGGCGCCATGGTGCGGCGGGCCGTGATCGACGCGGTGGAAGCCGATATCCCCCCCCTTGGCAAAGAGTGGTTTGATGTTCCCATGACCAGGGAGACCGGCACCCGGTTTTCCATCACGCTGCCCCTGGCCGAGGTGGGCCATTTTGAGGCCAAGTGCTTTTTCATGGCCGCCGGGGAGACGATTCCGGTATGGCCGGAAGGCCCTGACACGGAGATCAACGTGGGGCCGGCCGACACCTGCTGTGCCAACATCATCTACAACGCCTTTGTGCGCCAGTTCGGCCCCAACAAGAGCGGGGCCGGGCAGCCGGACGCGCACGACGCGGCCTGCGTCGAACTGCTGGACAAAAAAGACTATACCGTGATTCCCAAATCCGGCACCTTCCGGGACCTGATCAGCCATCTGGATTTTATCACCGGCGTGCTGGGGTGCCGGGTGATTCACCTGCTGCCCATTCACCCCACGCCCACCACCTACGGCCGCATGGGCCGGTTCGGCAGCCCCTACGCGGCCTTGAGCTTTACCGGGGTGGACCCGGCTCTGGCCGTGTTTGACCCAAAGGCCACGCCCCTGGAGCAGTTCGCCGAACTGGTGGACGCCATACACGCCCGCCACGCGAAGCTGATCCTTGACATCGCGGTCAATCACACCGGATGGGCCGCCACCCTGCACGAGACCCACCCCGAATGGCTCAAGCGGGACCATGACGGCGAAATCCAGGTGCCCGGGGCCTGGGGCGTCACCTGGAGTGACCTGACCAGCCTGGACTATTCAAAAAAAGAGTTGTGGCAGTATGTGGCCGATCTGTTTCTGGCATGGTGCCGCCGGGGTGTGGACGGGTTCCGGTGCGACGCCGGATACATGATCCCGGTACCGGCCTGGACCTATATCATTGCCGCGGTGCGGGACCAGTACCCGGACACGATCTTTTTTTTAGAAGGACTGGGCGGCAAGATATCGGTGACCCGGGACCTGCTCAACCGGGCCGATTTCAACTGGGCCTACTCGGAGTTGTTCCAGAACTACGACCGGGCACAGATCGAACACTACCTGCCGGAAACCATCGACATCTCCCGGACCGACGGCCTGGCCGTTCACTTTGCCGAGACCCACGACAACAACCGCCTGGCGGCCCGGTCCTCCGTGTGGGCGAAAATGCGCACGGCCCTGTGCGCCCTGGCCTCGCACCACGGGGGTTTTGGTTTTGCCAACGGCGTGGAGTGGCTGGCCACGGTCAAAATCAATGTCCATGACGCCTGCTCCCTGAACTGGGGCAACCCGGAAAACCAGGCCGACCGTATCCGGCGGCTCAACCTTTTGCTGCGCACCCATCCGGCCTTTTTTGAAAAGGTGGAGATGCACCTGATCGGCCAGGGGCCGGGCAACCACCTGGTCCTGCTGCGCCGCCACGTGCCGTCGGGCAAGGCCCTGATAGTGGCGGCCAACCTGGACGACCGGCACCCCACACCCTGCGAATGGACCGCGCCACCGGACTTTACCGGCCCCGATTACATCGACCTTTTAACCCAAGCCCCTTTTGCGGTGGCCGTGGAAGGCTCCCGGCATACCTGCGAACTGGTGCCGGGGCAGGTGGTGTGCCTGACCACCGACGGCAACGACCTGCAACTGCTGCAGCAACCGGACGACCTCTCTTTTATTCCGTCGAGAATTCTGGACCAGCGGCTGCGGGCCAAGGTCCTGGATATCTTCTGCCATTACCACAACACGGTAAACGTGGCCGACCTTGACCTGGCCGGCCTGGGCCGGCAACTGGCCAAAGACCCGGCGGCCTGCTGCCGCCTTCTGAACCCGCAAAGCGATGAACCCCGGGTGGTGCGCTGGCAGTGGCCTGTTGACACCCGGCGGGAGGTCATGGTGCCGCCCGGCCATTTCCTGCTGGTTTCGGCCCCGGCCCCCTTTTGTGCCACGGTGTCGGAAACCGGGCCGGCCGGCCGAAAAACCGTTGGACGCGAAGAGAGCCTGCCGGCGGCGGACGGCACCTTTTTTGCCCTGTTTGCGCCGTGGCCGGAACCCGCGGCACCGGCCCGGCGGACGATCCACCTGGTGGTGTATGAAAAACAGGAAAACCGCCATGCCGAAGGGCACCTGCTTTTTCTGCGCGACACGCCTGATCCCGTGGTTTCAACAACTTTCACCCGCACCGACCTGGCCGGCGGCAACCACCTGCTGCTGTCCACCAACGGCCGGGGCGGTATGTGCCGGGCCCACGCGTGGTGGGGAAGGCTGGCCAGCAAATACGACGCCCTGCTGGGGGCCAACCTGAGTCCCGATTTTCCCGAAGACCGGCGCATCCTGTTTACCCGTTGCCGGGCCTGGGTCGTGTTCCAGGGCTACTCCCAGAAAATCTGCTTTGACTGCCTGGACACGTTTGCGTATCAGAACAACCGGGGGGTCTGGACTTTCAAGGTGCCCACCGGCCAGGGACAGAACATTGACCTGATGATCACCGTTGCCATGGTGCCGGGTGAAAACCGGACCGACATCACCTTTGACCGCCGGCCCGCCGGCGACCACCCGGAAAAGCTGGCCGACCCGTCACCGATTCGCCTGATCCTGCGGCCCGACATCGAGGACCGGAACTTTCACCAAACCACCAAGGCCTTTGCCGGGCCGGAGCATGCATGGCCGGCGGCCGTCACGGCCCTGGCCGACGGATTTGTCTTTGCCCCGGCCCCGGAACGGCGCCTGACCCTGACGGTTGCGGGCGGTACCTTTGTGCCCGAGCCCGAGTGGTACTACATGGTACACCGGCCCCTGGAGGCCGACCGGGGCATGGACCCGTCGTCTGACCTGTTCAGCCCGGGTTATATCTTTGTCCCTCTTGAGGGCGGACAAAGCGCCCACCTGACCGCATCCGCGGAAACAGCGGCCAAAGAGACGGCCGATACGCCTGCCTTGCCGGCCCATGAACCCGCCGCGTCCGGGGTTGCCGCGGAAACACTGGCGCGAACCGCCCTTGATGCCTACGTGGTGCACCGCACGCCTTTTCTGTCGGTTATCGCCGGGTATCCCTGGTTTCTGGACTGGGGCCGGGACTCGCTGATCTTTACCCGGGGGCTGATTGCCGCGGACATGATCCCTGAGGCCCTGGCCGTACTAAAGCAGTTCGGCCGGTTTGAAGAGCGCGGCACCCTGCCCAACATGATCGCCGGCGACAATGCCGGCAACCGGGACACGTCGGACGCGCCCCTGTGGTTTATCACGGCCTGCGCCGACCTGGTCCACCGCCATCCGGACAAAAACGTTCTGTCCGAACCCTGCGGGGACCGGACCCTGGCCGAGGTGCTGGTCTCCATCGGCGAGGCCTATGTCAGCGGCACCCCCAACGGCATTCGCGTGGATCCGGCCTCCGGCCTTGTTTACAGCCCGGCCCATTTTACCTGGATGGACACCGATTTTCCGGCCGCCACCCCCCGGCAGGGATACTGCATTGAAATTCAGGCCCTGTGGCACGCGGCCCTGGCCTTTCTGGCCGCCATCGACCCGTCGGGCCGCAACAACTGGAAAGACCTGGCAGGCCGGGTAAAAGAGGCCATCACTCAAAAGTTTGTGCTGCCTCAGGGGTATCTTGCCGACTGTCTTCACGCCCGGACCGGTGAACCCCCGGAAACCGCCGCGCCCGACGATGCCCTTCGGCCCAACCAGCTTTTTGCCATTACCCTGGGAGCGGTTTCGGACACGGCCCTTGCCGCCTCCATTCTGGATGCCTGCCAGGTGCTGCTGGTGCCCGGCGCCATTCGCAGCCTGACCGACGCGCCGGTGGCCCGGCCCCTGGAAGTTGTTCACCACGGAAGACGGCTCAACGATCCTTTTTACCCCTACCAGGGCCATTACACCGGCGACGAAGACACCCGCCGCAAGCCCGCCTACCACAACGGCACGGCCTGGACCTGGCCCTTTCCCGCCTACTGCGAGGCTTGGGCCATGGTGTACGGGCAGCCGGGAAAGAAAACAGCCCGGGCACTGATGAGCGGCAGCCTGGAACTGCTGCGCGCCGGATGCGTGGGCCACTTTCCGGAAATTGTCGACGGCGACTGGCCCCACACCCATCGGGGATGCGACGCCCAGGCCTGGGGGGCTTCCGAATGGCTGCGGGTATGGCGACTTTTACAGGCCTAG